A portion of the Pedobacter cryoconitis genome contains these proteins:
- a CDS encoding DUF6266 family protein: MGKIRTGILGGFSGKVGTVIGASWRTLDVMRSLPKKTSKPPVRSQIDQRKKFGLITGFLGAISEVVSKGYQSGNKLSGPMNEAVKFNLKEAISGVSPLFTINYAKLKLTLGKLDSPQDLLAVPVSGRKVGISWAYDPLDFNTEDERLERSTDRASIIIYDETKDYFLIPSTAVRTAGKLEARMLSKTIVGNTLHCWFYFSSLNGKKVSTSVYLGSVKAIA; the protein is encoded by the coding sequence ATGGGAAAGATCAGAACAGGAATCCTTGGTGGATTCTCAGGAAAAGTAGGAACAGTAATCGGTGCCAGCTGGCGTACGTTGGATGTAATGAGAAGTTTACCCAAAAAAACCAGTAAGCCACCAGTCAGATCACAAATTGATCAACGTAAAAAATTTGGCTTAATAACCGGTTTTTTAGGTGCTATTAGTGAGGTTGTGAGTAAAGGATACCAATCCGGCAACAAACTGTCTGGCCCGATGAACGAGGCGGTTAAATTTAATCTGAAAGAAGCTATCTCAGGTGTGTCTCCATTATTTACGATCAATTATGCTAAGTTAAAACTGACTCTTGGAAAGTTGGACAGTCCACAAGACCTTTTAGCAGTGCCAGTTTCAGGACGTAAAGTAGGAATCAGCTGGGCCTATGATCCTTTGGATTTTAACACAGAAGATGAACGTTTGGAGCGTTCTACGGATAGAGCTAGTATAATAATTTACGATGAAACGAAGGATTATTTTCTAATTCCATCTACCGCGGTCAGAACCGCTGGTAAATTAGAAGCACGTATGCTGTCTAAAACTATCGTTGGTAACACTTTACATTGCTGGTTTTACTTTTCTTCTTTAAATGGTAAAAAGGTAAGTACCAGTGTTTATCTGGGGTCTGTCAAAGCTATTGCGTAG